One Syntrophales bacterium genomic window, TTCCCAGCCCGCCGCGGATACACTCCCTCTCACCAAATCGTTCCACCCCATCCGGCCTGCAAGTATCCGATGAAAGAAGTACAGGAACCGGGTGCCAGCTATGGGAGGCAAGGAGTGCCGGA contains:
- a CDS encoding phosphoglycerate mutase (catalyzes the interconversion of 3-phosphoglycerate and 2-phosphoglycerate; this enzyme does not require the cofactor 2,3-bisphosphoglycerate as a phosphate donor; BPG-independent PGAM; aPGAM), whose product is PALLASHSWHPVPVLLSSDTCRPDGVERFGERECIRGGLGRIPMVYLMGIALAHAQRLTKFGA